The genomic DNA GGTAACCAAGCAGCCACCATTCCATCTGATTCTCCTTTTGCAACAGATTCCCACATGATCGAATTATCAAGAGGCGTCACTTTCACATCATAGCCCATCTCTTTTAAGACTTCTGCTACGACATTCGTTGAAGCAACTTCTGTATCCCATTCCACATAAGAAAGATTGATCGTGTTTGTTTCTTTTGTTGAAGAACTAAAACTTCCAACACCGATCGCACCTAATAAAACGACGACTACTGCACCAATGATCACTCCTTGGCGCTTTTTATTTTTTTGTTTCGCAGTACCTGCTGCTTTTTGATCATTTGGTTGATTCAAGTGTTGCGTAAAACGGTCAATGATAATGGCTAAGATCACTAATGCTACCCCATTGACAAAACCGTTTCCGACTTGTGCACGTTGTAAAGCAGAAAGGACACCACGACCTAAACCAGGCGCTCCGATCATTGAGGCAATCACGACCATTGAAAGAGAAAGCATAGTTGTCTGATTGATCCCTGCCATGATCGTTCCTTTTGCTAGTGGTAATTCAAGTTTCACTAGTTTTTGCCAACTCGTACTACCAAATGAATCAGAAGCTTCTACTAACTCTTTCGGTACTTGGCGAATACCTAGGTTCGTAAATCGAACCGTTGGTGGTAAGGCAAAAATCACTGAGGCAAACACCCCTGGAACCATTCCGATTCCGAAAAAGGCAACCGCTGGAATCAAATAAACAAAACCAGGCATTGTTTGCATAAAGTCAAGGATCGGTTTAATGATTCCTTGCGCTTTATCATTTTTTGCCATGAGAATACCAAGAGGTACACCAATGATGATCGAGATCACACTAGATAGTAAAACCAATGTGACAGTATTCATCAAATCTGTCCATAACCCTTGATTATAAATGAACCATAAGCCAATCAACGTAAATAATGTCAATCCGGGACGTTTTTTTGAAATAAAGAACGCTGCAACTGCCATTAAAAGAATAAATAGTGGTGCTGGTATCACTAATAAAAGATTCGTGATAGCTGTCATCACTGCTTGACCAATCGTTTGAAGGAATGAGAACAGTCCTGCGAACGTTGTTGTCAACCAATCAGTGATCGTTTCGACCCAGTCAGCGACGGGTACTTGATAGTTCAATAGATTATTCATGTTCGCTCACCTCACTTGTTGCTGCTAATGCTTCGATTACGCTACCTCGGATAATAACACCTTTTAATTTCCCATTATCAACCACGGCTAATGGCGTCGGCGAATCATAAATAATATTGAAGATATCACTAACTAACATATCTTTACCGATCACTGTAACATTTTCATCAAGGAAATCGATCAATGGACGTTTTTGACGTCTTGCTTCTAATGCTTGATCTGCTGTGATGATCCCTTTTAAGTTACGTTTTCTATCAACAGCCATCAACATGCTGACTTCTTCATTACGCATACGTGTCAATGCAACGTTTGGACCATCTGATTCAATGTTTGTTGTTAGTGCAGGAACCATGATGTTTTGCGCCGTCAAGACTTTCGAGCGATCGACTTCTTCCACGAATTCTCTCACATAATCATTGGCTGGATTGGTCAATATTTCTTCCCCAGTACCGATTTGCATGATTTCTCCGTCTTTCATCAACGCAATGCGATCCCCGATACGCAAGGCCTCATTTAAATCATGTGTGATGAAGATGATCGTTTTTTGCACATTGGATTGTAGTTCCAATAATTCATCTTGCATTTCACGACGAATCAATGGATCAAGCGCTGAGAAAGCTTCATCCATCAATAGGATCTCTGGATCATTTGCCAATGCTCGGGCTAACCCTACACGTTGTTGCATCCCACCAGATAATTGACTAGGATATTGATCTTTAAAGGATAACAAGCTTGAGTTCTCTAACGCTTTTTCTGCTTTTGCTTGACGTTCTTCTTTAGGAACACCGCGAACTTCAAGTCCGTATTCTGTATTTTCTAAAATCGTACGATGCGGGAAGAGACCGAAGTTTTGGAACACCATGTTGATTTTGTGACGACGAACTTCACGAAGTTCTTCTTTACTAAGTGTTGAGATGTCTTCTCCATCAATCAAGATATTGCCAGATGTTGGTTCAATCAAACGATTTAACAGACGGATCAAGGTTGATTTCCCACTCCCCGAAAGTCCCATGATCACGAAGATCTCACCTTCTTGTACATCAAAACTCGCTTCATATACACCGACAGTTGCGCCGGTTTTTTGTAAAATCTCTGTTTTCGATTGGTGCTTTTTCATCATTTCCAAAGCAGTTTGTGTTCGTTTACCAAATATTTTCGTTAAGTTTTTGACTTCTACTTTTACCAAACAAATTCTCCTTTGTATGTAAATTCATTTTTCTTTCTGAAAAAAGTGACCACACTACGATAACACCATGTAGTCACTTTGTCAAAATTCAAGTATCTGTATTCTTAGGGAAACTACACAAAAAATTGGCCAATCCCTTATCAGTATAGGGATTGACCAAAATTAGAATTAAATGAGATTTTTCTTATCCGATCGTTCACTGCCCATCTGGATAAAAAAAGTTTGTCATTCGTTGCAGCGTATACTCGTTCCCAATGAAGTGGACGGTATCGCCCGCTGAGAATTTAGCATATGGGCCAGGAGAGACCAACAGCTCTTGATCGTGGGAAATAGCAATCACTGTTGCACCAGTTGCTTGCCAGATATTCAATTCGCTGATGGATTGGTTTAAGTGAGCCGCTTCCTCTGTCAAAGCAAGTTCAAAAGGCAGAAGTGGGTTCATCTTATGTATTCGTTTCGTTTGACTAACAAGTTGGTCCAATAGTTGCGAAAAATGATTCAACTCTTCTTGTTGTTTTTTCACGCTTTCCATGATTTCTGCTTTTGTTTCTTGGATCGATTGCACATCTTGGTATT from Enterococcus mundtii includes the following:
- a CDS encoding ABC transporter permease/substrate binding protein — its product is MNNLLNYQVPVADWVETITDWLTTTFAGLFSFLQTIGQAVMTAITNLLLVIPAPLFILLMAVAAFFISKKRPGLTLFTLIGLWFIYNQGLWTDLMNTVTLVLLSSVISIIIGVPLGILMAKNDKAQGIIKPILDFMQTMPGFVYLIPAVAFFGIGMVPGVFASVIFALPPTVRFTNLGIRQVPKELVEASDSFGSTSWQKLVKLELPLAKGTIMAGINQTTMLSLSMVVIASMIGAPGLGRGVLSALQRAQVGNGFVNGVALVILAIIIDRFTQHLNQPNDQKAAGTAKQKNKKRQGVIIGAVVVVLLGAIGVGSFSSSTKETNTINLSYVEWDTEVASTNVVAEVLKEMGYDVKVTPLDNSIMWESVAKGESDGMVAAWLPKTHGSQYEQYKDQVDDLGANLKGAKVGLAVPAYMDVNSIADLTDEAGKKITGIEPGAGVVNAAENTIAQYPNLEGWTVETSSSGAMTVALGQAIKNQEPIVFTGWTPHWMFAKYDLKYLEDPKNAMGDAEEIHTIVRQGLKEDQPEAYAVLDKFNWTEKDMEEVMLEINSGKDPQQAAREWIDKNQEKVASWKN
- a CDS encoding quaternary amine ABC transporter ATP-binding protein — its product is MVKVEVKNLTKIFGKRTQTALEMMKKHQSKTEILQKTGATVGVYEASFDVQEGEIFVIMGLSGSGKSTLIRLLNRLIEPTSGNILIDGEDISTLSKEELREVRRHKINMVFQNFGLFPHRTILENTEYGLEVRGVPKEERQAKAEKALENSSLLSFKDQYPSQLSGGMQQRVGLARALANDPEILLMDEAFSALDPLIRREMQDELLELQSNVQKTIIFITHDLNEALRIGDRIALMKDGEIMQIGTGEEILTNPANDYVREFVEEVDRSKVLTAQNIMVPALTTNIESDGPNVALTRMRNEEVSMLMAVDRKRNLKGIITADQALEARRQKRPLIDFLDENVTVIGKDMLVSDIFNIIYDSPTPLAVVDNGKLKGVIIRGSVIEALAATSEVSEHE
- a CDS encoding GntR family transcriptional regulator → MSEKTKLVRPRYQQIAVDLAERIVENRYQIGEKIHARSTLASTYNASPETTRKAINVLVDLGIMEVRHGSGAFVASKEKAKDFLLQYQDVQSIQETKAEIMESVKKQQEELNHFSQLLDQLVSQTKRIHKMNPLLPFELALTEEAAHLNQSISELNIWQATGATVIAISHDQELLVSPGPYAKFSAGDTVHFIGNEYTLQRMTNFFYPDGQ